The Faecalibacter sp. LW9 genome has a segment encoding these proteins:
- a CDS encoding class I SAM-dependent methyltransferase, translated as MDKKFLRALIFRHLDGIVTAPVLATLAHKGVLHYIVENKKVTLSQLSNQFQTNEGYLNVALRVLASQNMLSYELDSVNDVVTIEVNKYSERAFTNYDIYEDLYQFLKLDEVINRKDFSDEFCRHWIQLFDKYENYLLTSNDSEFVEKPLHFQICKHIEGVLIGPLIVRLGMSGLFHKYFMEASFSADEFHKNPQHFEKILDRLVKLDWFTKQGKNYQFTETGLFFARRASAYGVTVSYLPMFSKLDDLIYGSPSKIREIKDGEDEIHVDREMNVWGSGGAHATYFKVIDEFIMEIFNRPLDEQPKGILDMGCGNGALLQHLYEVVERYTLRGRHLDDYPLFLVGADYNQAALKVTRANLIKNDIWAKVIWGDIGDPERLSNDLKQDYNISLSELLNIRTFLDHNRIWSDTSGTDKEATSTGAYAYRGKRLRNADVEESLKIHLQKWAPYVKRYGLLLIELHTIAPQITSKNLGNTAATAYDATHGFSDQYILEVDVFHRICQEAGLSPDEKLFKKFPNNELATVSINYLKA; from the coding sequence ATGGATAAGAAATTTTTAAGAGCATTAATTTTTAGACACCTAGATGGTATTGTTACAGCGCCAGTGTTAGCGACTTTAGCCCATAAAGGTGTTCTTCACTATATCGTCGAAAATAAAAAAGTGACACTTTCTCAACTATCCAATCAATTTCAGACTAATGAAGGATATTTAAATGTCGCTTTACGTGTCTTAGCTTCGCAGAATATGTTGAGTTATGAGCTGGATTCCGTTAATGATGTAGTCACAATAGAAGTAAATAAATATTCTGAACGTGCATTTACTAATTATGATATTTACGAAGATTTATACCAATTTTTAAAATTAGATGAAGTTATTAACCGTAAAGATTTTTCGGATGAGTTTTGTAGGCATTGGATTCAATTGTTCGATAAATATGAGAATTATTTGCTAACAAGTAATGACAGCGAATTTGTAGAAAAACCTTTACACTTTCAAATCTGTAAACATATTGAGGGCGTATTAATCGGTCCACTTATCGTTCGTTTAGGAATGAGTGGATTGTTCCATAAATATTTTATGGAAGCTTCTTTCAGTGCGGATGAGTTTCATAAAAATCCCCAACATTTTGAAAAGATCCTAGACCGATTGGTGAAATTAGATTGGTTTACAAAACAAGGCAAGAATTATCAATTCACAGAAACAGGTTTATTCTTTGCCCGTCGCGCCTCTGCATATGGTGTAACTGTATCTTATTTACCCATGTTTTCGAAGCTGGATGATTTAATTTATGGATCACCTTCTAAAATTCGAGAAATTAAGGATGGTGAAGATGAAATTCATGTGGATCGTGAAATGAACGTATGGGGGAGTGGAGGAGCTCATGCTACTTATTTCAAAGTGATTGATGAATTTATCATGGAAATATTCAATCGACCTTTGGATGAACAACCTAAGGGAATCTTAGATATGGGATGTGGAAATGGTGCGCTATTACAACATCTTTATGAGGTGGTGGAGCGTTATACTTTACGTGGTCGTCATTTGGATGATTATCCATTATTTTTAGTGGGTGCAGATTACAATCAAGCTGCGTTAAAAGTAACCCGTGCCAACCTGATTAAAAATGATATTTGGGCTAAAGTGATTTGGGGTGATATTGGAGATCCTGAACGTTTGTCAAATGATTTAAAGCAAGATTATAATATCTCTTTAAGTGAATTATTAAATATACGTACATTCTTAGACCATAATAGAATTTGGAGTGATACTTCCGGTACTGATAAAGAAGCAACTTCTACAGGAGCTTATGCTTATAGAGGTAAACGTCTAAGAAATGCAGATGTGGAAGAGAGTCTAAAAATCCATTTACAAAAATGGGCGCCTTACGTTAAACGCTATGGATTATTATTGATCGAATTGCATACGATAGCGCCACAAATAACATCGAAAAATTTAGGAAATACTGCAGCAACAGCATACGATGCGACGCATGGTTTTTCAGATCAATATATCTTAGAAGTAGATGTATTCCATCGCATTTGTCAAGAAGCAGGATTATCTCCAGATGAAAAGTTATTTAAAAAATTTCCAAATAATGAACTTGCAACCGTAAGTATCAATTATTTGAAAGCATAA
- a CDS encoding alpha-amylase family glycosyl hydrolase, producing MKKVLFSIALGSLFLTSCSKTTLQSTQQISKSNQPFVWNGANVYFLLTDRFNNGDTTNDVNYGRTQETAKLRGFEGGDLRGVIQKIEEGYFTNLGVNAIWMTPLVEQIHGAVDEGQGPTYGFHGYWTKDWTTLDKNFGTEKDLEELVNKAHAKGIRIMLDAVINHTGPVTELDEVYPADWVRVSPHCTYDNYVNTTSCTLVKNLPDILTNKEEDVALPMQLLEKWQKEGRLKQEIEELNTFFAKYNLPKAPKYYIMKWLSDYIRDYGIDAYRVDTVKHTEEEVWKVFAVICKDAFKEYKENNPHKVLDNNEFFLLGEVYNYTINEGQNFSFPDKKVNYFEHGFDALINFDLRSSQNETYQKLFNRYDDIIHNEMKGKTVMNYISSHDDGSPYDKKRQNAWDAGTKLLLTPGISQIYYGDETARPLVVEGAEGDANLRSLMNWEAIQPNSETLSLLNHYQKLGQFRNNHPAVGAGKQTVLKAEPYIFHRKYNDDEVIIALDYFREDKMIEVVGLWKDGTKVRDAYSGITSVVKNGRVMISTASDVVLLERIK from the coding sequence ATGAAAAAAGTATTATTCAGTATAGCGTTAGGAAGTTTGTTTTTGACTTCTTGTTCAAAAACAACTTTACAAAGCACGCAACAAATTTCGAAAAGTAACCAACCATTTGTTTGGAACGGTGCGAACGTATATTTTTTACTAACAGATCGTTTCAACAATGGCGATACAACCAATGATGTAAATTACGGAAGAACGCAAGAAACAGCGAAATTAAGAGGTTTCGAAGGAGGAGATTTGCGTGGTGTAATTCAGAAAATAGAAGAAGGTTATTTCACGAATTTAGGTGTAAATGCGATTTGGATGACGCCTTTAGTGGAACAAATTCACGGAGCAGTTGATGAAGGTCAAGGTCCAACCTATGGATTCCATGGGTATTGGACAAAAGATTGGACGACTCTAGACAAAAACTTTGGAACGGAAAAGGATTTAGAAGAATTAGTCAACAAGGCACACGCGAAAGGAATCCGTATTATGTTAGATGCGGTAATCAATCATACAGGTCCAGTAACGGAATTGGATGAGGTTTATCCAGCAGATTGGGTTCGAGTTTCACCACATTGTACGTATGATAATTACGTGAATACAACTTCTTGTACATTGGTTAAAAACTTACCAGATATTTTAACCAACAAAGAAGAAGATGTAGCACTTCCTATGCAATTGTTAGAAAAGTGGCAAAAAGAAGGTCGATTAAAACAAGAAATCGAAGAATTAAATACATTCTTTGCGAAATATAATCTTCCCAAAGCACCGAAATATTACATCATGAAATGGTTGTCAGACTATATTCGTGATTATGGGATTGATGCGTACCGTGTGGATACCGTAAAGCATACAGAAGAAGAAGTTTGGAAAGTATTTGCCGTAATTTGTAAAGATGCGTTTAAGGAATACAAAGAAAATAATCCTCATAAAGTTTTAGACAATAATGAATTTTTCTTGTTAGGAGAAGTGTACAATTATACGATCAATGAAGGGCAGAATTTCTCTTTCCCGGATAAGAAAGTAAATTATTTTGAACATGGATTTGATGCCTTGATCAATTTTGATTTGCGTTCATCACAAAATGAAACCTATCAGAAATTATTCAATCGTTACGATGATATTATCCACAACGAAATGAAGGGTAAAACGGTGATGAATTATATTTCTTCTCATGATGATGGTTCGCCTTATGATAAGAAGCGTCAGAATGCTTGGGATGCTGGAACAAAATTATTATTAACACCTGGAATTTCTCAAATCTATTATGGTGATGAAACGGCTCGTCCTTTAGTAGTTGAAGGAGCAGAAGGAGATGCGAATCTTCGTTCATTGATGAATTGGGAAGCTATTCAGCCTAATTCAGAAACTTTATCATTACTAAATCATTACCAAAAATTAGGTCAGTTCCGTAACAATCATCCCGCAGTAGGAGCAGGTAAACAAACAGTATTAAAAGCTGAGCCATATATTTTCCATCGAAAGTATAACGATGACGAAGTGATTATAGCTTTAGATTATTTTAGAGAAGATAAAATGATTGAAGTTGTTGGTTTATGGAAAGATGGAACAAAAGTGCGCGATGCATACTCAGGCATAACATCGGTGGTTAAAAATGGAAGAGTTATGATTTCAACTGCATCAGATGTAGTTTTATTAGAAAGAATAAAATAA
- a CDS encoding alpha-amylase family glycosyl hydrolase, translating to MIKQFLALSLIAGLFITSCGQKDQAKTEVEQTEQKEDIIAPFTSDMAETAVIYEVNVRQFSPEGTFAAVTKEIPNIKKLGVKILWLMPIHPIGVEKRKEGLGSYYSIKDYRGVNPEFGTAEDLKALIAEAHKNGIYVVLDWVANHTAWDHPWMKSNPDFYEKDEKGNFVSPYDWTDVVSLEYNNPAMRKAMIGDMRYWLDEFNIDGFRCDMAHMVPTDFWAEAKKDLANGREIFMLGETEEPELLKNGVFDAAYGWELHHIMNDIAKSKKDVSAIDVYMDSIQYKWEKDDFKMLFTSNHDENSWAGTEYERMGDAVETFAALTYALPSVPLIYNGQEEDFNRRLKFFVKDSIDRNPNAKMRGVYEKLGELKVTNEAFNGGKNAASYERLKTSDDKSILAFKRKKNAAEAYFIGNFTKANKEVLVPVSGTFKNFMTGEQVSLDTNNKIALKPWQYYILVQK from the coding sequence ATGATCAAACAATTTTTAGCTTTAAGTTTAATCGCTGGATTATTTATCACAAGTTGTGGTCAAAAAGATCAAGCAAAAACTGAAGTGGAACAAACGGAACAAAAAGAAGATATTATAGCACCTTTTACCTCTGATATGGCAGAAACTGCTGTAATTTATGAGGTAAATGTTCGTCAATTTTCACCAGAAGGAACATTTGCTGCAGTTACAAAAGAAATTCCGAACATTAAAAAATTAGGGGTTAAAATTCTATGGTTAATGCCTATACACCCAATTGGAGTAGAAAAACGAAAAGAAGGTTTAGGATCTTATTATTCCATTAAAGATTACAGAGGAGTAAATCCTGAATTTGGAACTGCAGAAGATTTAAAAGCTCTAATTGCAGAAGCACATAAAAATGGAATTTATGTGGTGTTAGACTGGGTTGCGAATCATACGGCTTGGGATCATCCTTGGATGAAATCAAATCCAGATTTCTATGAAAAGGATGAAAAAGGAAACTTTGTGTCTCCATACGATTGGACAGATGTTGTATCATTAGAATATAATAATCCAGCAATGCGTAAAGCTATGATTGGAGATATGAGATATTGGTTGGATGAATTCAACATTGATGGTTTCCGTTGCGATATGGCTCATATGGTTCCGACTGATTTTTGGGCAGAAGCAAAGAAAGATTTGGCGAATGGTCGTGAAATTTTCATGCTAGGTGAAACGGAAGAACCAGAATTACTTAAAAACGGTGTATTTGATGCCGCTTATGGTTGGGAATTACACCACATCATGAATGATATTGCGAAATCTAAGAAAGATGTTTCTGCGATTGATGTATATATGGATAGTATTCAATACAAATGGGAGAAAGATGATTTCAAAATGTTATTTACTTCAAATCATGATGAGAACTCTTGGGCTGGAACGGAATATGAACGTATGGGAGATGCCGTTGAAACTTTTGCTGCACTTACGTATGCTTTACCATCAGTTCCATTAATTTATAATGGGCAAGAAGAAGATTTTAATCGTCGTTTAAAGTTCTTTGTGAAAGATTCAATTGATCGTAACCCAAATGCAAAAATGCGTGGAGTATATGAAAAATTAGGGGAATTAAAAGTAACGAATGAAGCGTTTAATGGAGGAAAAAATGCAGCTTCTTATGAGCGTTTAAAAACCTCTGACGACAAATCTATTTTAGCTTTTAAACGTAAGAAGAATGCTGCAGAAGCTTACTTTATAGGAAACTTTACAAAAGCAAATAAAGAGGTGTTAGTACCTGTATCTGGAACATTCAAGAATTTCATGACGGGAGAACAAGTTAGTTTAGATACCAACAATAAAATTGCTTTAAAACCTTGGCAATACTATATTTTAGTTCAGAAATAA
- a CDS encoding M16 family metallopeptidase, with translation MKKTIYSLVLAFVLGSAPYAFAQKNNSSKAEYVTQVEGIKEYKLNNGLQVLLIPDASQSNLVVNITYHVGSKHEGYGEKGMAHLLEHMLFKSTTNLGDIKKMLSDKGGNANGTTWYDRTNYYEVFPYSEDNLRWSIEMEADRMINATLLQEDLDKEFSVVRNEFEIGENNPTRILMERVINAGYLWHNYGNSTIGSREDIERVKTSQLRKFYEKYYQPDNAVLVIAGKFDEKKAIEYINQYFGAIPKPTRVLENIQTVEPAQDGERFVEIKRAGDSQAVGIMYHTAAFADKDYAALAVLDQILTSNPSGYLYKSLVDTHKVSSLWSFLPQLRDAGFLFIGADVSKEKDIHVIREDIRKELDKIASTNYTNEDVKRAQSSLIKNIENINNNTIYQAINLSEIIGSGDYRLDFIYRDNVEKVTLADVKRVAEKYFKSNNRTVGVFIPTKDEVRVKPTEITTADIKNLTANYKGREMEKEAKPFEATIKNLKANYSEGQLSNGLKFGIIDKEIKGEKVSISLNLPFSNEKDLANKQTIGELTAQLLSAGTKSMTKEQIKDRLDELKSSVYFGFSGQNLTVSINTYKKSLDETMKIVKDMITDPIFPETELQKAINENVTYLEGNMNDPQTVAFTEISRITTNYPKTSIFYTATFQELIDATKKVKRNDLVDFHKNIMGANHGVATVIGTNDKTKVQSLLENTFGKWNSKSKFEKAYPTVFETKKTDKIINIADKENAAAVGVFNFKMNRNHPDYPALVIANEMLGSGGFLSARIPMRLREKEGISYGAGSYLDIANDPKNESATWGYFAFLNPTKRQAVEDAVKDEIKKAIEQGFTAEELKTNIASWKTGRATNLGSDGTLIGLSNSYLLNNISFDEFTALEQKIEKLSVKEVNDVVKKYFDLNKITSIYTGTFNK, from the coding sequence ATGAAAAAAACGATTTACTCACTTGTTTTGGCATTCGTATTAGGTTCTGCTCCTTATGCATTTGCCCAAAAAAATAACTCATCTAAAGCAGAATATGTAACCCAAGTAGAAGGAATTAAAGAATACAAATTAAATAATGGTTTACAAGTTTTGTTAATTCCTGATGCTTCACAGAGTAACCTTGTTGTCAATATCACATATCATGTGGGTTCAAAGCATGAAGGATATGGTGAGAAAGGGATGGCACACTTATTAGAACACATGTTATTTAAGAGTACCACAAATTTAGGTGACATCAAAAAAATGTTATCGGACAAAGGTGGTAATGCCAATGGAACTACATGGTACGATCGTACAAATTATTATGAAGTATTCCCCTACTCGGAAGATAATTTACGTTGGAGCATCGAAATGGAAGCTGATCGTATGATTAATGCGACTTTATTACAAGAAGATTTAGACAAAGAATTTTCAGTTGTTCGTAACGAATTTGAGATTGGCGAAAACAATCCAACCCGCATTTTGATGGAACGTGTTATTAATGCAGGATATTTATGGCACAATTACGGAAATTCTACCATTGGTTCTCGTGAAGATATCGAACGTGTAAAAACTTCACAATTGCGTAAATTCTATGAAAAATATTATCAACCTGATAATGCTGTTTTAGTCATTGCCGGAAAATTTGATGAGAAAAAGGCCATAGAATACATTAACCAATATTTTGGAGCTATTCCAAAACCTACACGTGTTTTAGAAAATATTCAAACCGTAGAACCTGCACAAGATGGAGAGCGTTTTGTAGAAATCAAACGTGCAGGAGATAGCCAAGCAGTTGGTATTATGTACCACACGGCTGCTTTTGCAGATAAAGATTATGCAGCATTAGCTGTTTTAGATCAAATTTTAACTTCTAATCCTTCGGGATATCTGTACAAATCATTAGTTGATACACACAAAGTTTCATCTTTATGGTCGTTCTTACCTCAATTACGTGATGCTGGATTTTTATTTATCGGTGCAGATGTAAGTAAGGAAAAAGACATTCATGTTATTCGTGAAGATATCCGAAAAGAATTGGACAAAATTGCGTCAACAAATTACACAAACGAAGATGTTAAGCGTGCGCAATCTTCGTTAATTAAAAACATTGAAAACATCAACAATAACACCATTTACCAAGCAATCAATTTAAGTGAAATTATTGGTTCTGGAGATTATCGTCTGGATTTTATCTATCGTGATAATGTTGAAAAAGTAACTCTAGCGGATGTAAAACGTGTGGCTGAAAAATACTTTAAATCGAATAATCGTACGGTAGGTGTATTTATCCCGACTAAAGATGAAGTTCGTGTAAAACCAACTGAAATTACAACTGCTGACATTAAAAATTTAACGGCAAACTACAAAGGTCGTGAAATGGAAAAAGAGGCAAAACCTTTTGAAGCTACGATCAAAAATTTAAAAGCAAATTATTCTGAAGGTCAATTATCAAACGGTTTAAAATTCGGAATTATTGATAAAGAAATTAAAGGTGAAAAAGTTTCCATTTCATTGAATTTACCTTTTTCAAACGAAAAAGATTTGGCCAATAAACAAACCATTGGTGAACTAACAGCACAATTATTAAGTGCAGGAACAAAATCAATGACCAAAGAACAAATTAAAGACCGCTTAGATGAATTAAAATCTTCAGTATATTTTGGTTTCTCTGGTCAAAATTTAACGGTTTCGATTAATACGTATAAGAAATCATTAGATGAAACGATGAAGATCGTAAAAGATATGATTACTGATCCTATATTCCCTGAAACGGAATTACAAAAAGCAATCAATGAAAATGTAACTTATCTTGAAGGAAACATGAACGATCCACAAACGGTAGCGTTTACTGAGATTTCAAGAATTACAACCAATTATCCTAAAACATCCATTTTCTATACGGCTACATTCCAAGAATTAATTGATGCAACAAAAAAAGTGAAACGTAATGATTTAGTTGATTTCCATAAAAACATCATGGGAGCTAATCATGGAGTTGCAACCGTTATCGGAACAAATGATAAAACAAAAGTTCAATCATTATTAGAAAATACATTCGGGAAATGGAACAGTAAATCGAAATTTGAAAAGGCTTATCCAACCGTTTTTGAAACAAAGAAAACCGATAAAATTATTAACATCGCCGATAAAGAAAATGCTGCTGCGGTAGGTGTATTCAATTTTAAAATGAATCGTAACCATCCTGATTATCCCGCATTAGTCATTGCCAATGAAATGTTGGGTAGTGGAGGTTTCTTATCGGCTCGTATTCCTATGCGTTTGCGTGAGAAAGAAGGTATCAGTTATGGAGCAGGGTCTTATTTAGATATTGCTAATGATCCGAAGAACGAAAGTGCGACTTGGGGTTATTTTGCTTTCTTAAATCCTACGAAGCGTCAAGCGGTTGAAGATGCTGTTAAAGATGAGATCAAAAAAGCGATTGAACAAGGATTTACTGCTGAAGAATTAAAAACGAATATTGCCAGCTGGAAGACAGGGAGAGCAACTAATTTAGGTAGTGATGGTACACTAATCGGTTTATCTAATTCGTACTTATTAAATAATATTTCGTTTGATGAATTTACAGCTTTAGAACAAAAAATTGAAAAATTATCTGTGAAAGAAGTAAATGACGTCGTAAAAAAATACTTTGATTTGAATAAAATCACATCAATTTACACGGGTACTTTTAATAAATAA
- a CDS encoding PepSY-like domain-containing protein: MKKIILSLVIIVSITAVSCQSNSETKQTYTEIEDNGTQKVETVDRDESLIQENQLPENAQKFIKNNFGSESVQNIIKEKNLTGDEYKVQLGNGIKIEFNANGEWKEVKAELPNQSVGALFLPQITRDYLSKNYPDIGIESVDQDAQGIDIELLNKVDLKFDPQGNFLRID, translated from the coding sequence ATGAAAAAAATTATATTAAGTCTTGTAATCATTGTATCGATTACTGCTGTTTCGTGTCAATCTAATTCAGAAACTAAACAAACGTATACTGAAATAGAAGATAACGGAACACAGAAAGTGGAAACGGTAGATCGTGATGAATCGCTTATCCAAGAAAACCAATTGCCAGAAAATGCACAGAAATTTATTAAAAATAATTTTGGAAGTGAATCTGTTCAAAACATAATCAAAGAGAAAAATTTAACAGGAGATGAATATAAAGTACAATTAGGAAACGGAATCAAAATTGAATTTAATGCCAATGGCGAATGGAAAGAAGTGAAAGCAGAGCTTCCAAATCAATCTGTAGGTGCATTATTCCTTCCTCAAATTACGCGTGATTATCTTTCAAAAAATTATCCTGATATTGGAATTGAATCTGTAGACCAGGATGCACAAGGTATCGATATTGAATTGCTAAATAAAGTGGATTTAAAATTTGATCCCCAGGGAAATTTTTTACGTATTGATTAA